The Sphingobium aromaticiconvertens genome has a segment encoding these proteins:
- a CDS encoding nitronate monooxygenase family protein → MAIRTRFTELVGIEHPIIQGGMMWVGRAELAAAVSNAGGLGIITALTQPTPDDLRREIARCRTLTDKPFGVNLTILPSVTPPPYADYRRAIIDSGITVVETAGYKPQEHVDDFKAHGVKVIHKCTAVRHALSAERMGVDAISIDGFECAGHPGEDDIPGLILIPAAADQVKIPMIASGGFGDGRGLAAALALGAEGINMGTRFCATLEAPIHDKVKQLLVDNDERSTNLIFRAFRNTGRVAKTSVSDEVVALGSRPDAVFDHVRPLVSGAKGRTALETGDLDAGLIWAGQVQGLIRDIPTCDALISRIVEEAEAIIRDRLAGFIVQPQMA, encoded by the coding sequence ATGGCGATCCGCACACGCTTTACGGAACTGGTCGGGATCGAGCATCCGATCATACAGGGTGGCATGATGTGGGTCGGCCGCGCCGAACTCGCCGCCGCCGTGTCCAACGCGGGCGGCCTTGGCATCATCACCGCCCTGACCCAGCCGACCCCCGACGACCTGCGGCGAGAAATTGCGCGCTGCCGGACGTTGACCGACAAGCCCTTCGGCGTGAACCTGACCATATTGCCCTCCGTCACGCCCCCGCCCTATGCCGACTATCGTCGCGCGATCATCGACAGCGGCATCACCGTGGTGGAAACGGCAGGCTACAAGCCGCAGGAACATGTCGACGATTTCAAGGCGCATGGCGTCAAGGTCATCCACAAATGCACCGCCGTCCGCCACGCCTTGTCGGCCGAACGGATGGGCGTCGACGCCATTTCGATCGACGGCTTTGAATGTGCGGGCCATCCGGGCGAGGACGATATTCCCGGCCTGATCCTGATTCCCGCCGCCGCCGATCAGGTAAAAATCCCGATGATCGCCAGCGGCGGCTTTGGCGATGGTCGCGGCCTTGCAGCCGCGCTGGCGCTGGGGGCCGAGGGGATCAACATGGGCACCCGCTTCTGCGCGACGCTCGAAGCGCCGATCCATGACAAGGTGAAGCAGCTGCTGGTCGACAACGACGAACGCTCGACCAACCTCATCTTCCGCGCTTTCCGCAACACCGGCCGCGTCGCAAAGACCTCCGTGTCGGACGAAGTGGTCGCACTGGGCAGCCGCCCCGACGCCGTGTTCGACCATGTCCGCCCGCTGGTATCAGGCGCGAAGGGCCGCACCGCGCTGGAAACCGGCGATCTTGACGCCGGGCTGATCTGGGCCGGACAGGTTCAGGGCCTGATACGCGACATACCGACCTGCGACGCGCTCATCAGCCGGATCGTGGAGGAGGCCGAAGCGATCATCCGCGACCGGCTTGCAGGCTTTATCGTTCAGCCGCAAATGGCCTGA
- a CDS encoding TetR/AcrR family transcriptional regulator — protein sequence MQISPFRNQDERKADREEKREAVLRAAVRMFNARGFHATSLDDVAASLGISKPTIYHYLGNKDQVLLECVTRGVAQMSEAAAEARAQPGNGLDRLRSFLVRYSGITMDDFGRCVIRTAEEALTTASATRFRALKREIDRAMRGLLTEGMKDGSIALLDVKIAAFTLAGALNWPARWHRADGELSPESLAEQMVDLLLLGMAPRSA from the coding sequence ATGCAAATATCGCCCTTTCGCAATCAGGACGAACGCAAGGCCGACCGTGAAGAGAAGCGCGAAGCGGTACTGCGCGCGGCTGTCCGGATGTTCAACGCGCGGGGATTCCACGCCACTTCTCTGGACGATGTCGCCGCCAGTCTGGGGATCAGCAAGCCTACCATCTACCATTATCTGGGTAACAAGGATCAGGTATTGCTTGAATGCGTGACCCGCGGCGTCGCGCAAATGAGCGAAGCGGCGGCGGAGGCCCGCGCGCAACCGGGCAACGGCCTCGACCGCCTGCGCAGCTTTCTGGTCCGCTATTCGGGGATCACCATGGACGATTTCGGCCGCTGCGTGATTCGCACGGCGGAAGAGGCACTAACGACAGCCAGCGCCACCCGCTTCCGCGCCCTCAAGCGAGAAATCGACCGGGCGATGCGCGGCCTGCTGACAGAGGGGATGAAGGACGGCTCGATCGCACTGCTGGACGTCAAGATCGCGGCCTTTACCCTTGCAGGCGCGCTGAATTGGCCCGCACGCTGGCATCGTGCGGATGGCGAACTCTCGCCTGAGAGTCTGGCCGAACAGATGGTCGATCTCCTCCTTTTGGGCATGGCGCCCCGCTCCGCCTGA
- a CDS encoding acyl-CoA dehydrogenase family protein, giving the protein MILNETQTAIRDMVRDFAQDRIRPNVAAFEAAAGYPPALLEEVAALGLMGMTAPEEMGGAGTDYISYALALMELAAGDGALSTIMSIQNSLIVSALVKLGTPEQQARFLPDLVAGRMIGAFALTEADAGSDAAAIRTRATRVEGGWRLDGTKQFVTSGRIAGVAIVFAVTDPAAGKKGMSAFLVPTDRPGYGVDKVEHKMGQAASDTCAIRFDNLFVEDALMLGAPGEGYRIALSNLEAGRIGIAGQCVGMAQSALEIAVGYAKERKSFGKPIIEHQAVGFRLADLATRLEAARQMVLSAAALKDAGEPCLTQASMAKLFASETAEAVVSGAIQTLGGYGYLEDYGLAKIYRDVRVCQIYEGTSDIQRLVIARAL; this is encoded by the coding sequence ATGATTCTGAACGAAACGCAAACAGCCATTCGCGACATGGTGCGCGATTTCGCGCAGGATCGCATCCGTCCAAATGTCGCAGCGTTCGAGGCGGCGGCTGGCTATCCCCCTGCTTTGCTGGAGGAAGTGGCGGCGCTGGGCTTGATGGGCATGACCGCGCCAGAGGAAATGGGCGGGGCGGGGACGGATTATATCTCCTACGCGCTGGCGCTGATGGAACTGGCGGCGGGGGACGGGGCGCTCTCGACGATCATGTCGATCCAGAACAGCCTGATCGTCTCCGCGCTGGTGAAGCTGGGCACACCTGAGCAGCAGGCGCGCTTCCTGCCCGATCTGGTGGCGGGACGGATGATCGGCGCCTTTGCACTGACCGAGGCGGATGCCGGGTCGGACGCCGCCGCCATTCGCACTCGCGCAACGCGGGTCGAGGGCGGCTGGCGGCTGGATGGGACCAAGCAGTTCGTTACATCGGGCCGAATCGCGGGGGTGGCGATCGTGTTCGCCGTTACCGATCCGGCGGCGGGCAAGAAGGGCATGTCCGCCTTCCTCGTTCCCACCGACCGGCCCGGCTATGGTGTGGACAAGGTCGAGCATAAGATGGGGCAGGCCGCGTCGGACACCTGCGCGATACGCTTCGACAATCTGTTCGTCGAGGATGCGTTGATGCTGGGCGCACCGGGCGAGGGTTATCGCATCGCGCTCTCCAATCTGGAAGCCGGGCGGATCGGCATTGCGGGCCAGTGCGTCGGCATGGCGCAGTCGGCGCTGGAGATCGCGGTCGGCTATGCCAAGGAGCGCAAGAGCTTTGGCAAGCCCATCATCGAGCATCAGGCGGTCGGCTTTCGGCTAGCCGATCTTGCCACCCGGCTGGAAGCGGCGCGGCAGATGGTATTGTCTGCCGCCGCGCTGAAGGATGCGGGCGAACCCTGTTTGACGCAGGCGTCGATGGCCAAGCTGTTCGCATCGGAGACAGCCGAAGCGGTGGTGTCGGGAGCGATCCAGACGTTGGGCGGTTATGGCTATCTGGAAGATTATGGCCTTGCGAAAATCTATCGCGATGTCCGCGTTTGCCAGATTTACGAAGGCACGTCGGACATTCAGCGGCTGGTGATCGCACGCGCGCTCTGA